CAAAGCTCAATTTAGTGATGGCTCTGTCGCCGCAGTGAAAAGGATGGACAAGGTTTCAAGACAAGCCGAAGAAGAGTTCTGTCGGGAAATGGAACTCTTGGCTAGGTTGCATCATCGTCATCTCGTGACCCTCAAGGGCTTCTGtattgaaaagaaagaaaggtaaTGCTGTTTCCTTTGCATCAGTGTGAGTACTGCATGTCATATGTAGTGATAGCGGTCATCTTACATTTGAACTTTTCAGGTTTCTTGTGTATGAATACATGGTGAACGGAAGCCTAAAAGATCACCTGCACTGTACGATTTCATTTATTTCAGATGTTGTCTATGTACAAAGCATATTGAATTGCTCTTATCTATTCTGAACTTCTGATTTGAATTTGTAGCATCTGGAAGGAAGCCATTAAGCTGGCAGACTAGGCTACAGATTGCAATGGATGTGGCCAATGCTCTTGTAAGTTTGCTGCTGCAAACTGAACTGCTCTATTTGCCTTGTCTTTCATTCGGGCTTTATCAAACACCGGAAAGTACCCATCAGTAATGAAGTAATCATACAGTTTTAGTGACTACAGTATTTGACTTAGTTGATCTTTAGCTCAAACATTTTTCTTTAGTTTGCTCAGCCTAGGGCAGCATTGTTGCTTGCTTGATGTTTACTGTACCCATTAAAATGGCTACAGCGTCTGGAATACAACCATTGAGCTGGGAGATTAGACTACAGTTCACAGTGGAATTTCTGTGAATAACAATATAACTAATTATGGAAGTAGCTCCAACTGTAGCTGGACATCTCTtgtccctcccttcctcccacTTTCATCCATAGCAACCACCCTTAGGCAAGAAATGCCATTAAGCTGCTGAAATGTGTTATCATCGTATCAAATTCGTGAGGGTAGTTTGAGATATTTCTGGGAGATGGCCCCATCTCTGAAAGTCCTATTAGAAAATCAATAATAGAACTCATCCATTGGTGTGTGTACACTGCACTATATGAAGCATTTGTACACCTTTTGGAAGAGATGGTCCCTATCTGGAAGTCCTGTTTCAAAATTGGTTCAACAATTATCACATGCAGCGCGATAGTGTCTTGCCCCACTTGGTTTGTTCTAGCTGTGATACTTCAGTAACACTCAAGTTATTGTGCTTTCCTTGAGGTCCTGAAGAAGAATAAGAGTAATAGTTTTGTGGTGTTGAAGGAGGAAAATATATTGACTAGTGATACATGAACAACTCTCagcctgttcggctggtggGAAAATCAGCCGGCTGGGCAGCTGGGCTGGTTCTGGCCCAGTCCAGCCGAACGGCGGGTGCATCAGCCGCTGCTTCGGCCTCCTTTCGTCCCCCCTACGGCCCTACCGCGGCAAACCATGCGTGCACGGCTGGGCACTCACctggctggctggagctggttGGCTGGCTGCTCCAGCCCAGCCACTTATTCCCAGCCGGTTCGGCTGTCTATTTGTGTTTGCTGAGACTTCTGTGGGCCATAGTTCATGCTTGCCAGTTGGCACTGCTATCTCCTATTGTCTCTCCTGCACTGCACATGTATACTATCCTGAGGTTCTATAAGCTGCCTTTcatcagttttttttaaaaaaaattcttgatTATATGTGAACAGCTTCTTTTGATATGAATATTACTTCTTGACAGTGGATTTTCATGTCGTCTTCTTTTTTCAGGAGTATCTCCATTTCTTTTGTAACCCTCCACTCTGCCATAGAGACATCAAATCGAGCAACATTCTTTTAGATGAGCATTTTGTTGCCAAGGTATGGTCTTTTGGTGCCCTGATGTAACCGTTATAAGCCATGGTTATGCTTATGCTTGCTGAATGTTTCCTCATCTTATACTTAGGTTGCTGATTTTGGCCTTGCGCATGCATCAAGAACTGGGGCCATCAGCTTCGAAGCTGTGAACACAGATATACGAGGAACCCCAGGTGAGATTTTAGCAATTGAGTTAGCTAACACAACTATAGAGCGGAACAGTTTATATCCATGTTCAGTTTCAGTTAGTTGCCTGCAGAAAATACATAGGAAATGAGAATGGGTTTGGTAGGTGATGCTAGAATAGATTGCAGCTTAGGAACACATCCAAGAAAGGTTGAAGGCAAGCTAATGATAAGCCTGCCCATCTATCTCTTATAATGAATCAACTGCAGGGTACATGGATCCTGAATATGTGGTGACTCAGGAGTTGACAGAGAAGAGTGATATATACAGCTATGGTGTGCTTCTTCTGGAGCTTGTGACCGGACGGAGAGCAATCCAAGACAACAAGAACTTAGTTGAGTGGGCTCAGATGCACCTGTCCTCTGGAGTCATCTCTCCTGATATGGTAGACCCGAGGATCAGGTCCGATATTGACATGGACCAGCTGCATCTGGTGATCGGCATTGTCCAGTGGTGCACCCAGAGAGAAGGGCGGCAGAGGCCATCCATCAGGCAGGTGCTGAGGATGCTCTCAGAGAGGCTGGATCCCGGCAATGGCAGCTTTGGTGAGGGAATGGAAGACGCGGAGGGGGGCTTTTATCCTCGAAGCAGCAGAAGTGGCGCCCAACACCGGAACGACCTGATCCCCCACAGCGGTGACATGAGGTCCCTGCATTCCTCATCGAGCACAACGAGATCCTACTGCAGCCGTAGCATGCTACTTGAAAGTGGACAGGCTCAATCGCCCCCAGAAACTCTATGACGAGGTCTGCTTTCTGCTTTGACACAGGTGCAAAATTTTTGCCTGCTCATGATAAT
This sequence is a window from Panicum virgatum strain AP13 chromosome 7K, P.virgatum_v5, whole genome shotgun sequence. Protein-coding genes within it:
- the LOC120642199 gene encoding probable receptor-like protein kinase At1g49730 isoform X2, which produces MPAPPLRRSSPIPLLLLLLLFVSSPLFFSPNPAATAVGDCPLDFSWANFTLASAACSDPAQRPACCRYINAFVAISIARYANATGPKIRVSYQCAGRDTVLEMMQSPNFNDVIGSCRGPLSLDITCKTCLNYGIVYLHRLIGSDDNVGLSVCRNAIFVTLATQEGILSYDDIVTCFFGVQGITTFPGPSSVTSTPASSPNVTVDSPAPKIKSLPQKHQQHYRITAIPGIGIGVILLAVLLQIILVVLIRRKSKELKNAEFPAQNQENTFHHNQFWRYPEGQSPMFQRYSYKETTKATDNFSTVIGKGGFGTVFKAQFSDGSVAAVKRMDKVSRQAEEEFCREMELLARLHHRHLVTLKGFCIEKKERFLVYEYMVNGSLKDHLHSSGRKPLSWQTRLQIAMDVANALEYLHFFCNPPLCHRDIKSSNILLDEHFVAKVADFGLAHASRTGAISFEAVNTDIRGTPGYMDPEYVVTQELTEKSDIYSYGVLLLELVTGRRAIQDNKNLVEWAQMHLSSGVISPDMVDPRIRSDIDMDQLHLVIGIVQWCTQREGRQRPSIRQVLRMLSERLDPGNGSFGEGMEDAEGGFYPRSSRSGAQHRNDLIPHSGDMRSLHSSSSTTRSYCSRSMLLESGQAQSPPETL